One genomic region from Pseudanabaena sp. FACHB-2040 encodes:
- a CDS encoding dienelactone hydrolase family protein, translating into MTTSLPIRTATIEIISNHTPILAYLAEPGGEGPFPAVVVIQEVFGVNAHIRSVTDRFAEAGYVAIAPHIYYRQAPGFEVGYSQADLELGRKYKVGTQADELLSDIQAAVDLLHSKATVKPDGVGCIGFCFGGHVAYLAATLPAIKATAVFYGAGITSLTPGGGEPTLTRTQAIAGTVYGFFGNEDPLIPLKEVDQIKAELAKHSVPHQVFLYEGVGHGFFCDQRDSYHSQAAGDAWQQVMQLFKETL; encoded by the coding sequence ATGACGACATCCTTGCCGATTCGCACGGCCACTATCGAGATTATTAGCAACCACACTCCGATCCTAGCTTATCTGGCAGAACCCGGTGGAGAAGGGCCTTTTCCGGCAGTGGTGGTGATTCAGGAGGTGTTTGGCGTCAATGCGCATATTCGATCGGTGACAGATCGGTTTGCCGAGGCTGGCTATGTTGCGATCGCACCCCATATTTACTACCGTCAAGCCCCTGGCTTTGAAGTCGGCTATTCTCAGGCGGATTTGGAGCTAGGCCGCAAATATAAGGTAGGTACTCAGGCCGACGAGCTGCTGAGCGACATTCAAGCTGCGGTCGATCTGCTGCACAGCAAAGCCACTGTCAAGCCGGACGGGGTTGGCTGCATCGGCTTTTGCTTTGGGGGCCATGTGGCCTACCTGGCAGCGACGCTACCAGCTATCAAGGCGACTGCTGTTTTCTATGGCGCGGGCATCACTTCACTAACGCCGGGTGGTGGCGAACCGACCCTAACCCGCACTCAAGCGATTGCTGGCACCGTTTATGGCTTCTTTGGCAACGAAGATCCGCTGATTCCGCTAAAGGAGGTAGATCAGATTAAAGCTGAATTGGCGAAACACAGCGTGCCCCATCAGGTCTTTCTCTACGAAGGAGTCGGGCACGGATTTTTTTGTGACCAGCGCGATAGCTACCATTCGCAAGCCGCTGGCGATGCCTGGCAGCAGGTGATGCAATTATTCAAAGAAACTCTATAG
- a CDS encoding BMC domain-containing protein: MPEAVGVIETLGMPTALEAADTLCKSGQVQFVRFDNVQAGLISVIIRGPVSEVTAAIQAALSTLGRMPKGRVAGHHIIPCPDGNLEAVLPLQSRSGTSESADWLID, from the coding sequence ATGCCAGAAGCCGTTGGGGTGATTGAAACCCTGGGAATGCCCACTGCCCTAGAAGCAGCTGATACGCTCTGCAAGAGCGGCCAAGTGCAGTTTGTGCGATTTGATAATGTGCAGGCAGGGCTAATTAGCGTCATCATCCGAGGGCCTGTCTCGGAGGTCACGGCAGCCATTCAGGCCGCCCTTTCTACGCTGGGCCGAATGCCGAAGGGCAGAGTAGCTGGGCACCACATCATTCCCTGCCCTGATGGCAACCTAGAGGCTGTCCTGCCGCTGCAGTCCCGCTCAGGGACCTCAGAATCGGCAGACTGGCTAATTGATTAG